One window of the Novosphingobium sp. KACC 22771 genome contains the following:
- a CDS encoding ribbon-helix-helix domain-containing protein translates to MRTTQQFSVTLPLEMAAQVRAKVASGEYASESEVIRDGLRALQARDKAMEAWLRHDVAPAFDALAATPARARSASEVRAALADEHARTTGKPR, encoded by the coding sequence ATGCGCACCACTCAGCAATTCAGCGTCACGCTTCCGCTCGAAATGGCGGCCCAGGTGCGGGCCAAGGTCGCCTCGGGCGAATATGCCAGCGAGAGCGAGGTCATCCGCGATGGCCTGCGCGCGCTTCAGGCCCGCGACAAGGCGATGGAGGCATGGCTGCGCCATGATGTGGCACCTGCATTTGACGCGCTCGCGGCCACGCCTGCCCGCGCCAGATCGGCGAGCGAGGTCAGGGCCGCGCTGGCAGACGAACATGCCAGAACGACGGGCAAGCCGCGTTGA
- a CDS encoding type II toxin-antitoxin system RelE/ParE family toxin — MTYDVVFAPEAEARLIALYRYIAQEASPDIAESYTSAIVEFCEGLQAFPHRGTPRDDIRPGLRTIPFRRRVTIAYAVGDSRVSIVGLHYGGQDISAAWMDEPGQ, encoded by the coding sequence ATGACCTATGACGTTGTTTTCGCGCCCGAGGCGGAAGCGCGGCTGATCGCCCTGTACCGCTATATCGCACAGGAAGCATCGCCCGACATCGCCGAAAGCTATACCAGCGCGATTGTCGAATTTTGCGAAGGGCTGCAAGCTTTTCCCCATCGCGGCACCCCGCGCGACGACATCCGCCCCGGCCTGCGCACCATCCCTTTCCGCCGCCGCGTCACTATCGCCTATGCCGTTGGCGACAGCCGCGTTTCGATTGTCGGCCTGCATTATGGCGGACAGGATATTTCCGCAGCATGGATGGACGAACCGGGACAGTGA
- a CDS encoding tannase/feruloyl esterase family alpha/beta hydrolase: MPQAPNIRLWAIPLGALCFGLSTPAMAAPYSLAADPARRCLDLAPVSIPAARLGEPSAGAKVVSAQYHRAGEIKLQGLDGSATFQTPDYCEVRIDILPLDPKAPPIHSQVNLPFPWNGKKLQFGGSGYNGFLQTGVQPSRNAPIHAQLPLNRGYMTAGTDSGHQITISGGGDQRGSGASAGSAGDDPRAASARQYAFAANDEALRNFGYAAYKKTHDAAVALGFMFYGRKPSRSYYLGGSEGGREAMTMAQRYPGDYDGIIAIDPVMNWTGLQTFSNHIGGQLQAVPDGWLGAKTGLLAQIVRDTCDSADGIADKVISAPTACLAPAAKALASHRCPTGRDEGPACFSDAQLAVLRAAHRGYDFPFPLANGVTHYAGYLPGSEDLPGAWSKWEAGTTKPTAANPDDPSVSRLYQLGSVYVRHFIALDAGFNTLTYDPRQFQKRVLEVSRIMDATNPDLRAFHARGGKLILREDLADSGQGPFNSLQYRDAVARLMGQKTTDAFFAAYVATGLPHTSGGIDPGTPGAPAYGIPGRIDLLDVLEDWVERGRKPGAALILTLHDPAQPERVTASKPMCRYGTWPFFTGQPGEGANGSKYECRPR; encoded by the coding sequence ATGCCCCAGGCTCCAAACATCAGGCTTTGGGCGATTCCGCTCGGTGCCCTGTGCTTTGGCCTTTCCACCCCGGCCATGGCCGCGCCCTATTCGCTCGCCGCCGACCCGGCCCGGCGCTGCCTCGATCTGGCGCCCGTCTCGATACCCGCCGCCCGGCTGGGCGAACCCTCCGCCGGGGCAAAGGTGGTGAGCGCGCAATACCACCGGGCGGGCGAGATCAAGCTGCAAGGTCTGGACGGCAGCGCGACATTCCAGACCCCGGATTATTGCGAAGTGCGGATCGATATCCTGCCGCTTGATCCCAAAGCGCCGCCGATCCATTCGCAGGTCAATCTGCCCTTTCCATGGAACGGCAAGAAGCTGCAATTTGGTGGCAGCGGCTATAACGGATTTCTCCAGACCGGGGTCCAGCCCAGCCGCAATGCCCCGATCCATGCGCAATTGCCGCTCAATCGCGGCTACATGACGGCGGGCACCGATTCCGGCCACCAGATCACCATCTCGGGCGGGGGCGACCAACGCGGCAGCGGGGCCTCGGCGGGTTCGGCCGGTGATGATCCGCGCGCCGCCTCGGCCCGCCAATATGCCTTTGCCGCCAATGACGAGGCGCTGCGCAATTTCGGCTATGCGGCGTATAAAAAGACGCATGATGCCGCTGTCGCGCTGGGCTTCATGTTCTATGGCCGCAAACCCTCGCGCAGCTATTACCTGGGCGGATCAGAGGGCGGGCGCGAGGCCATGACCATGGCCCAGCGCTATCCCGGCGATTATGACGGGATCATCGCCATCGACCCGGTGATGAACTGGACCGGATTGCAGACGTTCAGCAACCATATCGGCGGGCAATTGCAGGCGGTGCCCGATGGCTGGCTGGGGGCCAAGACGGGCCTGTTGGCGCAGATCGTGCGCGACACATGCGACAGCGCCGACGGGATTGCCGACAAGGTTATCAGCGCGCCCACGGCCTGTCTTGCCCCGGCCGCCAAGGCGCTGGCCAGCCATCGCTGCCCAACGGGCCGCGACGAAGGCCCCGCCTGCTTTTCCGATGCCCAGTTGGCCGTTTTACGCGCGGCCCATCGCGGCTATGATTTCCCCTTCCCGCTGGCCAATGGCGTGACGCATTATGCCGGTTATCTGCCCGGCAGCGAGGACCTGCCCGGCGCATGGTCGAAATGGGAGGCTGGCACAACAAAGCCCACCGCCGCCAATCCCGATGATCCCTCGGTCAGCCGCCTCTATCAGTTGGGCAGCGTCTATGTGCGCCATTTCATTGCCCTCGACGCAGGCTTCAACACGTTGACCTATGATCCGCGCCAGTTCCAAAAGCGGGTGCTGGAAGTCTCGCGGATCATGGACGCCACGAACCCGGACCTGCGCGCCTTTCACGCGCGGGGCGGCAAGCTGATCCTGCGCGAGGATCTGGCCGATTCGGGTCAGGGACCGTTCAATTCGCTGCAATATCGCGACGCCGTGGCGCGCCTGATGGGGCAAAAGACCACCGATGCGTTTTTTGCCGCCTATGTTGCCACGGGCCTGCCGCATACATCGGGGGGCATTGATCCGGGCACACCAGGAGCGCCCGCTTATGGCATTCCGGGGCGGATCGACTTGCTGGATGTTCTTGAGGATTGGGTGGAGCGCGGGCGCAAACCGGGCGCGGCGCTGATACTGACGCTGCATGACCCGGCCCAACCCGAGCGCGTGACCGCCTCGAAACCGATGTGTCGCTATGGCACCTGGCCCTTTTTCACCGGCCAACCGGGCGAGGGCGCGAATGGCAGCAAATATGAGTGCCGCCCGCGCTGA
- a CDS encoding glycerate kinase type-2 family protein, with translation MSERLNLNDAEARAILRAVHAAAIEAALPGPAMRGHIPPPPRGRCVVVGAGKASAAMAAALDRALHEAWGPQVPVSGVVATRYGHAVAAGRIEIVEAGHPVPDANSVMAARRVMSAVAGLGPDDLVIALVSGGGSACMEWPVDGMELDDLRALGRALLESGAGIGEINLVRRHLSRVKGGRLAAAAAPARVYTLLISDIPGDDPAAIASGPTLADGTTAQDALAIIERYGLPVPNAVRRAMLVAPACTAAGEYRIIASPQQALIAAADKARELGLTPLLLGDAIEAEARELGRVMAGIALSVRQWGQPVAAPALLLSGGEASVTLAGGSFGKGGRNTELALSLALSLQGAPGIWALAADSDGIDGSEDAAGAIIAPDTLTRGADQALNGADFLARHDSYSYFAALDDLLITGPTLTNVNDIRLILVA, from the coding sequence ATGTCTGAAAGATTGAACCTGAACGATGCCGAGGCGCGGGCGATCCTGCGCGCCGTCCATGCCGCAGCGATTGAAGCGGCGCTGCCCGGCCCGGCGATGCGGGGACATATCCCTCCGCCGCCGCGCGGGCGCTGCGTGGTGGTGGGCGCGGGCAAGGCTTCGGCCGCGATGGCGGCGGCGCTGGACCGGGCATTGCACGAGGCATGGGGGCCGCAGGTGCCGGTCTCGGGTGTGGTGGCAACCCGCTATGGCCATGCCGTTGCGGCGGGGCGCATCGAAATTGTCGAGGCAGGCCATCCGGTGCCCGATGCCAACAGCGTGATGGCGGCCCGGCGGGTGATGTCGGCGGTGGCCGGGCTGGGGCCGGATGATCTGGTCATTGCGCTGGTGTCGGGGGGCGGTTCGGCCTGTATGGAGTGGCCGGTTGACGGCATGGAGTTGGACGATCTCCGGGCGCTGGGCCGCGCCTTGCTGGAATCGGGCGCGGGGATCGGCGAGATCAATCTGGTGCGCCGCCACCTTTCGCGCGTGAAGGGTGGCAGGCTGGCGGCGGCGGCGGCACCTGCGCGGGTCTATACCTTGCTGATCAGTGATATTCCGGGGGATGATCCCGCCGCAATTGCTTCCGGGCCGACGCTGGCCGACGGCACAACGGCCCAGGATGCGCTGGCCATTATCGAGCGCTACGGCCTGCCCGTGCCCAATGCGGTGCGGCGCGCTATGCTAGTGGCTCCGGCCTGTACGGCGGCGGGGGAATATCGGATCATCGCCTCGCCCCAGCAGGCCTTGATCGCGGCGGCGGACAAGGCGCGAGAGCTTGGTTTGACGCCGCTGCTGCTGGGCGATGCGATTGAGGCGGAGGCGCGGGAATTGGGGCGGGTCATGGCGGGCATCGCCCTGTCGGTGCGCCAATGGGGGCAACCCGTGGCGGCGCCTGCCCTTCTGCTTTCCGGCGGCGAGGCATCTGTGACCTTGGCTGGGGGCTCTTTTGGCAAGGGAGGCCGCAACACCGAATTGGCCCTGTCGCTGGCGCTGTCCTTGCAGGGCGCGCCCGGCATCTGGGCGCTGGCCGCCGACAGCGACGGGATAGACGGCAGCGAGGATGCGGCAGGGGCCATCATCGCCCCCGATACATTGACCCGAGGGGCGGATCAGGCCTTGAACGGGGCCGATTTCCTCGCCCGCCATGACAGTTACAGCTACTTTGCCGCGCTGGACGATCTGTTGATCACGGGGCCGACACTGACCAATGTGAATGATATCCGGCTGATCCTCGTCGCGTAA
- the yaaA gene encoding peroxide stress protein YaaA, with protein MIALLSPAKTLDFERALPPLAVSTPHFAQEALDLARSAADLSAEQLGKLMHISPKLAQLNVERFNNFADQPERQALFAFAGDVYTGFEVHTLDEAAVTFAQDHVRLLSGLYGLLRPLDTIRPYRLEMGTRWAPPRPNGPKKLTDWWGDRIANHLRAQVDEEGSGVVLNLASQEYFASVAGQLPGLRVVEVEFRESGPDGPRFISFHAKRARGMMARWMCEHHITDIDAMRGFDSDGYRFDAGKSDADRWRFIRA; from the coding sequence ATGATCGCCCTGCTCTCCCCGGCCAAGACGCTTGATTTCGAGCGCGCCCTGCCACCGCTTGCCGTTTCGACCCCGCATTTTGCGCAGGAAGCGCTCGATCTGGCCCGCTCGGCCGCCGATTTGAGCGCCGAGCAATTGGGCAAGCTGATGCATATTTCGCCCAAGCTGGCGCAATTGAACGTCGAACGCTTCAACAATTTCGCCGATCAGCCCGAACGGCAAGCGCTCTTTGCCTTTGCCGGCGATGTCTATACCGGCTTTGAGGTCCATACGCTGGATGAGGCCGCAGTCACCTTTGCGCAGGATCATGTGCGGCTGCTCTCCGGGCTTTATGGCCTGCTGCGCCCACTCGACACGATCCGGCCCTATCGTCTTGAAATGGGCACGCGCTGGGCCCCGCCCCGGCCAAACGGGCCAAAGAAGCTGACGGACTGGTGGGGCGACCGCATCGCCAACCATTTGCGCGCGCAGGTGGATGAGGAAGGCTCGGGCGTGGTCCTCAATCTGGCCAGTCAGGAATATTTCGCGTCCGTTGCCGGGCAATTGCCGGGCCTGCGCGTGGTCGAGGTGGAGTTTCGCGAAAGCGGCCCCGACGGACCGCGCTTCATCAGCTTTCACGCCAAGCGGGCGCGGGGCATGATGGCGCGCTGGATGTGCGAACATCACATCACCGATATTGACGCCATGCGCGGCTTTGACAGTGACGGCTATCGCTTTGATGCAGGCAAAAGCGATGCCGACCGCTGGCGGTTTATCCGCGCATGA
- a CDS encoding LacI family DNA-binding transcriptional regulator has product MAWIAARSTMAGDAGRKPRLIDVAQAAGVSVATVSRVLDDHPAITPETKARVTAMARDMGYPMRHGAKDKAKARARRPKRSGSICAVMPVALPSGSRLANSFEMNLLGGIGAAMRDHGLDFSVSAQAPYDDASLARFMATHPYDGIIFLGQSQFHAGLNLMAAGTRPFVVWGVETPDQLYCSVGSNNAEGGALATSHLIKQGRRRIAFIGQAAPITTAQTRQAQLSERLAGFRSALAAAGLPADLAVLRHAPSGMQAGAEAVHALLDQQVAFDAIVASSDLVAVGAMRALHERGRRVPDDVAIVGYDDSEAARLAHPQLTTIRQDTILAGHLLVSKLLRMMAGYQVRSERLPTELVIRESCGALSTEGRSAPKPANRAIRP; this is encoded by the coding sequence GTGGCATGGATTGCTGCGCGGTCCACGATGGCCGGTGATGCCGGGCGCAAACCGCGCCTGATCGATGTGGCGCAGGCCGCGGGAGTGTCGGTTGCCACTGTTTCGCGCGTGCTCGACGATCACCCCGCGATCACGCCCGAAACCAAGGCCCGCGTGACCGCCATGGCCCGCGATATGGGCTATCCCATGCGCCATGGGGCCAAGGACAAAGCCAAGGCCCGCGCCCGCCGCCCCAAACGCAGCGGCTCGATCTGTGCGGTCATGCCTGTTGCCCTGCCCAGCGGCAGCCGCCTCGCCAATTCCTTCGAGATGAATTTGCTGGGCGGGATCGGAGCGGCGATGCGTGATCACGGGCTGGATTTCTCGGTGTCGGCTCAGGCGCCCTATGACGACGCCTCGCTGGCCCGCTTCATGGCCACGCATCCCTATGACGGCATCATCTTTTTGGGCCAGTCGCAGTTTCACGCCGGGCTGAACCTGATGGCGGCGGGCACGAGGCCCTTTGTCGTCTGGGGCGTGGAAACGCCCGATCAACTCTACTGCTCGGTGGGCAGCAACAATGCCGAGGGCGGCGCGCTGGCGACCAGCCATCTGATAAAGCAGGGTCGCAGGCGGATTGCCTTTATCGGACAGGCCGCGCCCATCACCACGGCCCAGACCCGGCAGGCGCAATTGTCGGAAAGGCTGGCGGGCTTTCGCAGCGCGCTGGCCGCAGCAGGTCTGCCTGCCGACCTTGCCGTGCTGCGCCACGCGCCCTCGGGCATGCAGGCGGGCGCCGAAGCGGTCCATGCCCTGCTCGATCAGCAGGTGGCCTTTGACGCGATTGTCGCCTCATCCGATCTGGTGGCGGTCGGGGCCATGCGGGCGCTGCATGAACGCGGGCGGCGGGTGCCCGATGATGTGGCCATCGTGGGCTATGACGACAGCGAGGCCGCCCGTCTGGCGCATCCCCAATTGACCACCATCCGTCAGGACACGATCCTTGCCGGTCATCTGCTGGTTTCCAAACTGCTGCGGATGATGGCGGGCTATCAGGTCCGCTCGGAAAGATTGCCGACCGAACTGGTCATCCGCGAATCCTGCGGTGCCTTGTCAACCGAGGGGAGGAGTGCGCCAAAGCCGGCAAACAGAGCGATCAGGCCATAG
- a CDS encoding SDR family NAD(P)-dependent oxidoreductase, whose product MSGNSAVIIGASGGIGHAFETALIEEGAFEVVHGFARSRTGAQHIDLMDEGSIAAAAAHVTNGPPPTLVIVATGLLHDGTRGPEKALRDLDPAWLARVHAVNAIGPVMVAKHFLPLMPRPGRAVFAALSARVGSISDNRLGGWHGYRASKAALNMLVRNLAIEEKRRNDRSIVVALHPGTVDTGLSRPFQGNVAAGKLFDAERAALQLLDVIEGLKPHDSGKLFDFEGLEIPF is encoded by the coding sequence ATGAGCGGGAACAGCGCCGTCATCATCGGGGCGTCGGGCGGGATCGGCCATGCGTTTGAAACGGCGCTGATCGAGGAAGGCGCTTTCGAGGTCGTGCATGGCTTTGCCCGCTCGCGCACCGGCGCGCAGCATATCGACCTGATGGACGAAGGCAGCATCGCGGCGGCCGCCGCCCATGTCACCAATGGGCCGCCACCAACGCTGGTTATCGTGGCCACCGGGTTGCTCCACGATGGCACACGCGGACCGGAAAAGGCGCTGCGCGATCTTGATCCGGCGTGGCTGGCGCGGGTGCATGCGGTCAATGCCATCGGTCCGGTCATGGTGGCCAAGCATTTCCTACCGCTGATGCCTAGGCCCGGGCGGGCGGTCTTTGCCGCGCTTTCGGCGCGGGTGGGATCGATTTCGGACAATCGGCTGGGTGGATGGCATGGCTATCGCGCCTCCAAGGCGGCGCTCAACATGCTGGTGCGCAATCTGGCCATCGAGGAAAAGCGGCGCAACGACCGTTCGATTGTGGTCGCTCTGCATCCCGGCACAGTGGACACCGGCCTGTCCCGCCCGTTTCAGGGCAATGTCGCGGCCGGTAAGCTGTTTGATGCCGAGCGGGCGGCGCTGCAACTGCTTGACGTGATCGAAGGGCTCAAGCCCCATGACAGCGGCAAACTGTTTGATTTCGAGGGGCTGGAAATCCCGTTCTGA